The Candidatus Hydrogenedentota bacterium genome includes a region encoding these proteins:
- a CDS encoding PAS domain S-box protein produces the protein GVELLSLIHPDDRAMEAARLADFDAAPRQQRLAPLPLRYRRLDGETINAEATGVRLDFEGRPATLYVLRDVARWLLAEQVLRESQAMYRDVVESVNEILFQTDAEGRLTFLNRAWRNTTGFDTRLSIGQNLLDFVAEDDRGRVGHCLGAIREGYEEIGQFEFRLRTQAAGPRWVEATVRPLRDTYERIVGS, from the coding sequence GGCGTCGAACTCCTCAGCCTGATCCACCCGGACGATCGGGCCATGGAGGCGGCCCGCCTGGCCGATTTCGACGCAGCGCCCCGGCAGCAGCGCCTGGCGCCGCTGCCGCTGCGTTACCGCCGGCTGGACGGCGAGACCATCAATGCCGAGGCCACCGGGGTGCGCCTCGATTTCGAAGGCCGCCCGGCCACGCTCTACGTGCTCCGCGACGTGGCCCGCTGGCTGCTGGCCGAGCAGGTGCTGCGCGAGAGCCAGGCCATGTACCGGGACGTGGTCGAATCGGTCAATGAGATCCTCTTCCAGACCGATGCAGAGGGCCGCCTCACCTTCCTCAACCGGGCCTGGCGCAACACGACAGGTTTCGATACCCGCCTGAGCATCGGCCAGAACTTGCTCGATTTCGTGGCGGAAGATGACCGGGGCAGGGTGGGCCATTGCCTCGGGGCGATCCGCGAAGGTTACGAGGAGATCGGTCAGTTCGAGTTCCGCCTGCGCACCCAGGCCGCCGGCCCGCGCTGGGTCGAAGCGACAGTCCGCCCCCTGCGGGACACTTATGAGCGCATCGTCGGCAGCT